Proteins from one Kineococcus mangrovi genomic window:
- a CDS encoding type II toxin-antitoxin system PemK/MazF family toxin: MMRRGEVRLVDFDPVQDSEANKRRPAVVVSNDRANAAAERSGRGVVTVVPVTSNTARVFPFQVLLAAEDTGLHLDSKAQAEQVRAVSVDRLGPALGRLPFKALDALDDALRLHLDL; the protein is encoded by the coding sequence CTGATGCGCCGCGGAGAAGTTCGCCTCGTCGATTTCGACCCGGTTCAGGACAGTGAGGCGAACAAGCGCCGACCAGCGGTCGTGGTCAGCAACGACCGGGCCAACGCGGCCGCCGAGCGTTCGGGGCGAGGGGTCGTCACCGTGGTCCCGGTGACCAGCAACACGGCCAGGGTGTTCCCCTTCCAGGTGTTGCTCGCGGCAGAGGACACCGGGTTGCACCTCGACTCCAAGGCTCAAGCCGAGCAGGTCCGCGCCGTGTCAGTCGATCGCCTCGGGCCGGCGCTGGGGCGGTTGCCGTTCAAGGCGCTGGACGCCCTCGACGACGCCCTGCGGCTACATCTGGATCTCTGA
- a CDS encoding TetR/AcrR family transcriptional regulator translates to MSARAGTGRVGRPRSRGGADDGRTPRQEILDAAAALFSESGFAATSTRAIADRVGIRQASLYHHFAGKDEILLELLEASVRPTLDVTGALRSQAPDAASALHALVVVDVGTLLAGPLGTTALYVAPEVQQPRFEQFREHRRQLGEVYAELARDVVPAGFPVDAHVLGQVCLHLVEMAATLPGVDQRPQQIAAACLGACGVTGDRLAAAARGSEDVRAGLSAPAGAGHR, encoded by the coding sequence GTGAGCGCACGGGCCGGGACGGGACGGGTCGGACGACCCCGCAGCCGGGGGGGCGCCGACGACGGCCGGACGCCGCGCCAGGAGATCCTCGACGCCGCGGCGGCGCTGTTCTCCGAGTCCGGTTTCGCGGCGACCTCGACGCGCGCCATCGCCGACCGGGTCGGCATCCGGCAGGCCTCGCTCTACCACCACTTCGCGGGCAAGGACGAGATCCTCCTCGAGCTGCTCGAGGCGTCCGTGCGCCCCACCCTCGACGTCACGGGCGCGCTGCGCTCGCAGGCGCCGGACGCGGCGAGCGCGCTGCACGCCCTGGTCGTCGTGGACGTGGGGACGCTGCTGGCCGGTCCGCTGGGCACCACCGCGCTGTACGTCGCGCCGGAGGTGCAGCAGCCGCGCTTCGAGCAGTTCCGCGAGCACCGCCGCCAGCTCGGCGAGGTCTACGCCGAGCTGGCGCGGGACGTCGTCCCGGCCGGGTTCCCCGTCGACGCGCACGTGCTCGGCCAGGTGTGCCTGCACCTGGTCGAGATGGCCGCGACCCTGCCCGGTGTCGACCAGCGGCCGCAGCAGATCGCCGCGGCCTGCCTCGGGGCCTGCGGCGTGACGGGGGACCGGCTCGCGGCGGCCGCGCGGGGCAGCGAGGACGTCCGCGCCGGCCTGTCCGCACCCGCCGGGGCCGGTCACCGCTGA
- a CDS encoding GNAT family N-acetyltransferase, with product MLAPNFPLRTSRLLLHPYTPHDLDFLHQLESDPDLLRYVSWPPRDLEQVRVSLAEKAQQTSLRDDGDNLTLLMLLAATGERVGDVQLTWTSREHRQGEIGFITHPDHAGRGYATEAAQLMLRLGFDDLGLHRISASLDARNIASARIVQRLGMRQEAHLHHNALRTGEWTDEAIYAVLADQWRGLHRV from the coding sequence GTGCTGGCCCCCAACTTCCCCCTGCGCACCTCACGACTGCTGCTGCACCCCTACACCCCCCACGACCTCGACTTCCTGCACCAGCTGGAGTCCGACCCCGACCTGCTGCGCTACGTCTCCTGGCCACCCAGAGACCTCGAACAGGTCCGGGTGTCGCTGGCCGAGAAAGCACAGCAGACCAGCCTGCGCGACGACGGTGACAACCTGACCCTGCTGATGCTGCTGGCCGCCACCGGTGAGCGGGTTGGCGACGTTCAGCTGACCTGGACCAGCAGGGAGCACCGCCAAGGCGAGATCGGCTTCATCACCCATCCCGATCACGCCGGCCGCGGCTACGCCACCGAAGCCGCGCAGCTGATGCTGCGCCTCGGCTTCGACGACCTCGGATTGCATCGCATCAGTGCCAGCCTCGATGCCCGCAACATCGCCTCCGCCCGCATCGTCCAGCGCCTGGGCATGCGCCAGGAGGCGCACCTGCACCACAACGCGCTCCGCACGGGTGAGTGGACCGACGAGGCCATCTACGCCGTCCTCGCTGATCAGTGGCGTGGCTTGCACCGAGTTTGA
- a CDS encoding ribbon-helix-helix domain-containing protein, with amino-acid sequence MKLSISLSEADVAALDEHVRAAGLPSRSAAVQRAVRALTHQQLEQDYAAAWKEWDDSGDREVWEGAGSDGLR; translated from the coding sequence GTGAAGCTCAGCATCAGCCTCTCCGAAGCCGACGTCGCCGCCCTCGACGAACACGTCCGCGCGGCCGGTCTGCCGTCGCGGTCCGCGGCCGTCCAGCGGGCCGTCCGGGCACTGACCCACCAGCAGCTGGAGCAGGACTACGCGGCCGCGTGGAAGGAGTGGGACGACTCCGGGGACCGTGAGGTGTGGGAGGGCGCCGGTAGTGACGGACTGCGCTGA
- a CDS encoding TetR/AcrR family transcriptional regulator C-terminal domain-containing protein has product MAKINRETVVAEALDLLDEVGLDAVSTRAVARRLGVEQPSLYWHFRKKEDLLAAMSEAAMAPHAAAPLPSAGEDWREWFRENSRSLRRTLLLRRDGARLHAGSFPGDPDLERITQKLRFLVAAGIPDEHARTAMLASGRYVVGCVLEEQAQLHRSSLEPRAAAVPPVEHEAAFEAGLAFMVAGLAGHVTREA; this is encoded by the coding sequence GTGGCGAAGATCAACCGGGAGACCGTCGTGGCAGAAGCCCTCGACCTGCTCGACGAGGTCGGCCTGGACGCAGTGAGCACCCGGGCAGTGGCTCGCCGACTCGGTGTGGAACAGCCGTCGCTCTACTGGCACTTCCGCAAGAAGGAGGACCTCCTCGCCGCCATGAGCGAGGCGGCCATGGCCCCGCACGCCGCGGCACCGCTGCCGAGCGCGGGCGAGGACTGGCGCGAGTGGTTCAGGGAGAACAGCCGCAGCCTGCGACGGACCCTCCTGCTGCGCCGGGACGGCGCGCGGCTGCACGCCGGCTCCTTCCCCGGCGACCCGGACCTGGAGCGGATCACCCAGAAGCTGCGGTTCCTGGTCGCTGCGGGGATCCCCGATGAGCACGCCCGCACGGCGATGCTCGCCTCGGGTCGGTACGTCGTCGGCTGCGTCCTGGAAGAGCAGGCCCAGTTGCACCGGTCCAGCCTCGAACCTCGCGCGGCGGCGGTGCCGCCCGTCGAGCACGAGGCCGCCTTCGAGGCCGGTCTCGCCTTCATGGTGGCCGGTTTGGCGGGCCACGTCACTCGTGAGGCGTAG
- a CDS encoding FAD-dependent oxidoreductase, whose amino-acid sequence MAPTTGTPSLKVLICGGGIAGEALAFWLARGGHRVTVVERFPALRATGAQVDLRGQGVEAVDRMGLLPAVREHLVDEPGVAFVDARGRTRATIMANTSGRGRQSLTSEYEIMRGDLVRILHEATRGDVEHVYGTSVERFEQDEHEVLAHFADGSSRAFDLLVGADGQGSRIRRAILPDGAPKPYRQLGIHTAYWFVPRIASDGAVRDTYIAPGGRQIMRRSHHPEQTQVYFFLRESSTEASAVHREPVERQKEFWAGRFRDAGWQTDRFLAGMETTESFYSQEVLQVRTDTWSKGRVVLVGDAAHCASPYSGMGVSGALVGAHVLAGQINRNPHDLPAALANYDRRLRPFADQIQAAVNPRLLRLGLPTTQRAVNALQVVAGVASALHIPDLIARTAKEDRGGTWALPEDPAPLSE is encoded by the coding sequence ATGGCACCCACGACAGGCACACCGTCCTTGAAGGTCCTCATCTGCGGAGGAGGCATCGCCGGCGAGGCCCTCGCCTTCTGGCTGGCCCGAGGTGGGCACCGGGTCACCGTCGTCGAGCGCTTCCCCGCCCTGCGGGCCACCGGCGCCCAGGTCGACCTGCGCGGGCAGGGTGTCGAAGCCGTCGACCGCATGGGGTTGCTGCCCGCGGTGCGCGAACACCTCGTCGACGAGCCGGGTGTCGCCTTCGTCGACGCCCGGGGCAGGACCCGGGCGACGATCATGGCGAACACCTCCGGCAGAGGACGGCAGAGCCTGACGTCGGAGTACGAGATCATGCGCGGGGACCTGGTGCGGATCCTGCACGAGGCGACGCGAGGCGACGTCGAGCACGTCTACGGCACGAGCGTGGAACGCTTCGAGCAGGACGAGCACGAGGTGCTCGCCCACTTCGCCGACGGCTCCTCGCGAGCGTTCGACCTCCTCGTCGGCGCCGACGGGCAGGGCTCGCGCATCCGCCGCGCGATCCTCCCCGACGGCGCCCCGAAACCGTACCGGCAGCTCGGCATCCACACGGCGTACTGGTTCGTCCCCCGCATCGCCTCCGACGGCGCTGTCCGCGACACCTACATCGCCCCCGGTGGCCGCCAGATCATGCGCCGCAGTCACCACCCGGAGCAGACCCAGGTCTACTTCTTCCTCCGGGAGAGCTCCACAGAGGCGTCCGCGGTGCACCGGGAGCCGGTGGAACGCCAGAAGGAGTTCTGGGCCGGGAGGTTCCGCGACGCCGGGTGGCAGACCGACCGGTTCCTGGCCGGCATGGAGACCACCGAGAGCTTCTACTCCCAGGAGGTCCTGCAGGTCCGCACCGACACCTGGTCGAAGGGACGGGTCGTCCTGGTCGGCGACGCCGCGCACTGCGCCTCGCCCTACAGCGGCATGGGCGTCTCCGGCGCCCTGGTCGGAGCTCACGTCCTGGCCGGGCAGATCAACCGCAACCCCCACGACCTACCGGCCGCGCTGGCGAACTACGACCGGCGGCTGCGCCCCTTCGCCGACCAGATCCAGGCCGCGGTCAACCCACGACTGCTGCGCCTGGGACTACCCACGACGCAACGCGCGGTCAACGCCCTGCAGGTCGTGGCTGGAGTGGCCAGTGCGCTGCACATTCCCGACCTCATCGCGCGAACCGCCAAGGAGGACCGCGGTGGAACCTGGGCGCTACCAGAGGACCCCGCTCCGCTCTCCGAGTAG
- a CDS encoding GNAT family N-acetyltransferase, with product MIHPPWPDAEQLHSNRLLLEPLRREHADEAFPLLNDPRLHTFTGGAPDTREQLTARFARQVLGTSPDGRSGWLNWMLRHRDGGPLLGTVQATLTRVEDQPAEDTGTTQAELAWVLGYEHQGNGYATEAAAAVVAWLTARGPHRLSAHVHPGHHASAAVTHRLGLHPTDRVVDGEVRWKT from the coding sequence GTGATCCACCCCCCGTGGCCCGACGCCGAGCAACTGCACAGCAACCGCCTCCTGCTCGAGCCGCTGCGACGCGAACACGCCGACGAAGCGTTCCCCCTGCTCAACGACCCCCGCCTGCACACCTTCACCGGAGGAGCCCCCGACACCCGCGAACAGCTGACCGCCCGCTTCGCCCGCCAAGTCCTCGGCACCTCACCCGACGGCCGATCCGGCTGGCTGAACTGGATGCTGCGCCACCGCGACGGCGGCCCACTGCTGGGCACCGTCCAGGCCACCCTCACACGAGTCGAAGACCAGCCCGCAGAAGACACCGGGACCACGCAAGCGGAACTGGCCTGGGTCCTCGGCTATGAACACCAGGGCAACGGGTACGCCACCGAAGCGGCCGCGGCCGTCGTCGCCTGGCTCACGGCACGCGGTCCCCACCGGCTCAGCGCCCACGTCCACCCTGGCCACCACGCCTCAGCGGCCGTCACCCACCGGCTGGGCCTGCACCCCACCGACCGTGTCGTCGACGGCGAAGTGCGTTGGAAAACCTGA
- the uca gene encoding urea carboxylase translates to MTFDTLLVANRGEIARRVLRSARALGLRTVAVHSDADRAAPHVREADTAVRLGPAPARESYLRTDALVEAALATGAGAVHPGYGFLSENVEFARACEAAGVAFVGPTPEQITAFGSKHTARELAARADVPMLAGTGLLASAEEAVAAAEAVGLPVMLKATGGGGGIGMQACATAEQVREAYDRVVRLASANFGTAGVFLERLVRPARHVEVQVFGDGRGGVAVVGDRDCSLQRRHQKVVEEAPAPALPDHVRRRVAGTAADLVASVRYRSAGTVEFVYDPVREEAAFLEVNTRLQVEHPVTELAYGVDLVELMLRLARDGADDPVVRDALDREWTATGVAVEARVYAEDPAKQDAPCPGLVTNARFPEMSGVRVDGWVETGTEVTPFYDPLLAKVVAVAPGRDAALDLLGEALTECRVDGVVTNLGLLRSLVADLPLRSATHSTSTLDVGPSTGRDPDPRVDVLAPGAMTTVQDLPGRLGHWQVGVPPSGPMDPLSLREANLAVGNPPTAPGLEITATGPTLRFSTESVVCVTGAPATVTLDGVEVPQWEPVEVPAGGVLAVGTATGPGLRLALAVRGGIDVPRYLGSASTFTLGGFGGHGGRALQAGDVLRPGAPEGEGFTTIPGPVPAERRPEYTHDWLLAVTEGPHGAPDFFTRADLDEFYATDYEVHLNSARTGVRLDGPRPRWARPDGGEAGLHPSNIHDTPYAVGAVDFTGDTPILLGPDGPSLGGFVCPAVVTSGDLWKLGQLRPGDRVRFVPVREEHATAPRLRRTDLATAAGGGDGDDGVLARVPGTPARPAVTYRRDGDANVLVEFGDMVLDLGLRMRVHALLRALQEHRPAGVVDITPGIRSLQVHTDASVLRASRLVGLLRELDDALPPTSDLVVPSRRVRLPLSWDDPATHLAIERYVAGVRDDAPWTPSNIEFIRRVNGLDSLDDVFRTVFDASYLVLGLGDVYLGAPVATPLDPRHRLVTTKYNPARTWTAENSVGIGGAYLCVYGMEGPGGYQFVGRTTQVWNRFRRGGLFEDDPWALRFFDRIEWYPVSAEELLDLRAETDAGRGHVETEEGEFSLAEHEAFLAANAVSIAAFRARQTAAFEAEKERWRASGEFDVRPEPAPAVAAGPVDLPAGAVGVRAPFAATVWQVSADAGAAVGDGDRVLALEAMKMETAVTAPVEGELLEVYVKPGEAVTAGQVLFAVRPLEGAVA, encoded by the coding sequence GTGACCTTCGACACCCTGCTCGTCGCCAACCGCGGCGAGATCGCCCGCCGCGTCCTGCGCTCGGCGCGCGCCCTCGGGCTGCGCACGGTCGCCGTCCACTCCGACGCCGACCGCGCCGCCCCGCACGTCCGCGAGGCCGACACCGCGGTCCGGCTCGGGCCCGCCCCCGCCCGCGAGTCGTACCTGCGCACCGACGCCCTCGTCGAGGCGGCGCTGGCCACCGGCGCCGGGGCCGTCCACCCCGGCTACGGGTTCCTGTCCGAGAACGTCGAGTTCGCCCGCGCCTGCGAGGCGGCCGGCGTCGCGTTCGTCGGCCCGACCCCCGAGCAGATCACCGCGTTCGGCAGCAAGCACACCGCCCGCGAGCTCGCGGCCCGCGCCGACGTCCCGATGCTCGCCGGGACGGGCCTGCTCGCCTCCGCCGAGGAGGCCGTCGCGGCGGCCGAGGCCGTGGGCCTGCCCGTCATGCTCAAGGCGACTGGCGGGGGCGGCGGCATCGGGATGCAGGCGTGCGCCACGGCCGAGCAGGTCCGCGAGGCGTACGACCGCGTCGTGCGGCTGGCGTCGGCGAACTTCGGCACCGCGGGCGTGTTCCTGGAACGGCTCGTCCGGCCCGCCCGGCACGTCGAGGTGCAGGTGTTCGGCGACGGCCGTGGCGGCGTCGCCGTCGTCGGCGACCGCGACTGCTCCCTGCAGCGGCGCCACCAGAAGGTCGTCGAGGAGGCCCCCGCCCCCGCCCTGCCCGACCACGTCCGCCGCCGCGTCGCGGGGACCGCGGCCGACCTCGTGGCCTCCGTGCGGTACCGGTCGGCCGGGACCGTGGAGTTCGTCTACGACCCGGTCCGCGAGGAGGCCGCCTTCCTGGAGGTGAACACCCGGCTGCAGGTCGAGCACCCCGTCACCGAACTCGCCTACGGCGTCGACCTCGTCGAGCTCATGCTGCGGCTGGCCCGCGACGGGGCCGACGACCCCGTCGTCCGCGACGCCCTCGACCGGGAGTGGACCGCGACCGGCGTCGCCGTCGAGGCCCGCGTCTACGCCGAGGACCCCGCCAAGCAGGACGCCCCCTGCCCCGGGCTCGTGACGAACGCGCGGTTCCCGGAGATGTCCGGGGTGCGCGTCGACGGCTGGGTCGAGACGGGCACCGAGGTGACGCCGTTCTACGACCCGCTGCTGGCCAAGGTCGTCGCCGTCGCGCCCGGCCGGGACGCCGCCCTCGACCTGCTCGGCGAGGCCCTCACCGAGTGCCGGGTCGACGGGGTCGTCACGAACCTCGGTCTGCTGCGCTCCCTCGTGGCCGACCTGCCCCTGCGTTCGGCCACCCACTCCACGTCCACGCTCGACGTCGGCCCGTCCACCGGGCGCGACCCGGACCCGCGCGTCGACGTCCTCGCGCCGGGGGCCATGACCACCGTGCAGGACCTGCCCGGCCGCCTCGGCCACTGGCAGGTCGGTGTGCCCCCGTCGGGCCCCATGGACCCGTTGTCGTTGCGCGAGGCCAACCTCGCCGTCGGGAACCCGCCCACGGCGCCCGGGCTGGAGATCACCGCGACCGGCCCGACGCTGCGGTTCTCCACCGAGTCCGTCGTCTGCGTGACCGGGGCGCCCGCGACCGTCACGCTCGACGGCGTCGAGGTGCCGCAGTGGGAACCCGTGGAGGTCCCCGCCGGGGGCGTCCTGGCGGTCGGGACCGCGACCGGTCCGGGCCTGCGGCTCGCCCTGGCCGTCCGCGGCGGCATCGACGTGCCGCGGTACCTCGGCAGCGCCTCGACGTTCACCCTCGGCGGGTTCGGCGGCCACGGCGGCCGGGCGTTGCAGGCCGGGGACGTGCTGCGCCCCGGTGCCCCGGAGGGTGAGGGGTTCACGACGATCCCCGGCCCCGTGCCGGCCGAGCGCCGCCCCGAGTACACCCACGACTGGCTGCTCGCCGTCACCGAGGGCCCGCACGGCGCCCCGGACTTCTTCACCCGCGCCGACCTCGACGAGTTCTACGCGACCGACTACGAGGTCCACCTGAACTCCGCGCGCACCGGCGTCCGGCTCGACGGCCCGCGCCCGCGCTGGGCGCGCCCGGACGGCGGCGAGGCCGGGCTGCACCCGTCCAACATCCACGACACCCCGTACGCCGTCGGCGCCGTGGACTTCACGGGCGACACCCCGATCCTCCTCGGACCCGACGGCCCGTCGCTGGGGGGTTTCGTCTGCCCCGCCGTCGTCACGTCCGGCGACCTGTGGAAGCTGGGGCAGCTGCGACCGGGTGACCGCGTCCGCTTCGTCCCCGTGCGCGAGGAGCACGCCACGGCTCCCCGGCTGCGGCGCACCGACCTCGCGACCGCCGCAGGTGGCGGTGACGGTGACGACGGGGTCCTCGCCCGCGTCCCCGGCACGCCCGCGCGCCCCGCCGTGACCTACCGGCGCGACGGCGACGCCAACGTCCTCGTCGAGTTCGGCGACATGGTCCTCGACCTCGGGCTGAGGATGCGCGTGCACGCCCTCCTGCGCGCGCTGCAGGAGCACCGTCCGGCCGGCGTCGTCGACATCACCCCGGGCATCCGCTCGCTCCAGGTGCACACCGACGCGAGCGTCCTGCGCGCCTCCCGGCTCGTCGGGCTGCTGCGCGAGCTCGACGACGCGCTGCCGCCGACGAGCGACCTCGTCGTCCCGTCCCGGCGCGTCCGGCTGCCGCTGTCCTGGGACGACCCGGCCACGCACCTGGCCATCGAGCGGTACGTGGCCGGCGTGCGCGACGACGCCCCGTGGACCCCGTCGAACATCGAGTTCATCCGTCGCGTCAACGGCCTCGACTCCCTCGACGACGTGTTCCGCACCGTCTTCGACGCCAGTTACCTCGTGCTCGGCCTGGGCGACGTGTACCTCGGCGCCCCCGTCGCGACGCCGCTGGACCCGCGGCACCGCCTCGTCACGACGAAGTACAACCCCGCCCGGACGTGGACGGCGGAGAACTCCGTCGGGATCGGTGGCGCGTACCTGTGCGTCTACGGCATGGAGGGCCCCGGCGGGTACCAGTTCGTCGGACGGACCACCCAGGTCTGGAACCGCTTCCGCCGCGGCGGGTTGTTCGAGGACGACCCCTGGGCCCTGCGGTTCTTCGACCGCATCGAGTGGTACCCCGTCTCCGCCGAGGAACTCCTCGACCTGCGCGCCGAGACCGACGCCGGCCGCGGTCACGTCGAGACCGAGGAGGGGGAGTTCTCCCTCGCCGAGCACGAGGCGTTCCTCGCGGCGAACGCCGTCTCGATCGCCGCGTTCCGCGCGCGGCAGACGGCGGCCTTCGAGGCGGAGAAGGAGCGGTGGCGGGCGTCGGGCGAGTTCGACGTGCGGCCCGAACCCGCGCCGGCCGTCGCGGCCGGGCCCGTCGACCTGCCCGCCGGCGCGGTCGGCGTCCGAGCCCCGTTCGCCGCCACGGTGTGGCAGGTGTCCGCGGACGCCGGGGCCGCCGTCGGTGACGGGGACCGCGTGCTGGCGCTGGAGGCGATGAAGATGGAGACCGCCGTGACCGCCCCCGTGGAGGGGGAACTGCTCGAGGTGTACGTGAAACCCGGGGAGGCCGTCACGGCCGGCCAGGTGCTGTTCGCCGTCCGCCCCCTGGAAGGAGCGGTGGCGTGA
- a CDS encoding 2'-5' RNA ligase family protein, translated as MHSLDDPPLAAAPTRSAVIVPVPAAEHAVAAHRAHLDRSAGWGVPPHLTVLYPFLPPSQLNEQTLSTLAAAVTTVASFTVTFAATAWFGSEVLWLAPTPEQPLRQLTTAVFSAFPDHPPYGGAHGTDPADVQPHLTVGEGALAGPEGIGVLQAAEEDAQTRLPFSQHLDHALLITGSEEPRSWRTFCRLELGSR; from the coding sequence GTGCACAGCCTCGACGACCCACCCCTCGCCGCAGCACCGACCCGCAGCGCCGTCATCGTGCCGGTACCCGCCGCCGAGCACGCCGTCGCCGCTCACCGCGCCCACCTGGACCGCTCGGCCGGCTGGGGTGTACCGCCCCACCTGACCGTGCTTTACCCCTTCCTGCCCCCCTCCCAGCTCAACGAGCAGACGCTGAGCACCCTGGCCGCAGCGGTCACCACCGTCGCCAGCTTCACCGTGACCTTCGCCGCCACCGCGTGGTTCGGCTCAGAGGTGCTGTGGCTGGCGCCCACACCCGAACAGCCGCTGCGGCAGCTGACCACCGCTGTCTTCTCCGCCTTCCCCGACCACCCGCCCTACGGCGGCGCCCACGGCACCGACCCCGCCGACGTCCAGCCGCACCTGACCGTCGGCGAAGGTGCCCTCGCCGGACCAGAGGGCATCGGCGTTCTACAGGCAGCCGAAGAGGACGCACAGACGCGGCTGCCGTTCAGCCAGCACCTCGACCACGCCCTGCTGATCACGGGCTCGGAGGAGCCACGCTCGTGGCGCACCTTCTGCCGTCTTGAACTCGGCAGCCGGTAG
- the atzF gene encoding allophanate hydrolase: MNPLEQKVRQAYDRIARADRPEVWIALRPVEDVVAEAASVDPDAPLAGVLVAVKDNIDVAGLPTTAAAPSFAHRPERDATAVARLRAAGALVLGKTNLDQFATGLVGTRSPHGAVRHAFAPDRISGGSSSGSAVAVALGFVDVALGTDTAGSGRVPAALHGLVGVKPTRGLVPTTGVVPACRSLDCVTVFARDLPTARRVAEEVSGPDGLDPLAREDSPLPAPPARPRIAVPAAEHLRGMADGWAEAFTRYVERVRAGGADVVEVDVAPLLEAAELLYGGAFVAERTAAVGAHIAENAHLVGTDLDPTVAGIVRAGEDVTAVEVFRDLERLDVLAARARELLAGTTALLTPTTTWHPTLAQVAADPVGANSRMGRFTNFANLLDMASLAVPAGTVDGLPFGVMLTGPAFSDRTLAALAQRWADAAVELLVVGAHLSGQPLNHELVAAGATLVGPAATAPLYRLFALDTVPPKPGMVRDPAGAGVQGEVWRLPSSGFGAFVAALPQPMTIGAVTLSDGRVVRGFLAEPAALEGAREITAAGSWLAARAAPTGGAVAASAG, encoded by the coding sequence GTGAACCCGCTGGAGCAGAAGGTCCGTCAGGCCTACGACCGCATCGCGCGGGCCGACCGGCCCGAGGTCTGGATCGCGCTGCGACCGGTGGAGGACGTCGTGGCCGAGGCCGCGTCGGTCGACCCGGACGCACCGCTGGCGGGGGTGCTCGTCGCGGTCAAGGACAACATCGACGTCGCCGGCCTGCCGACGACGGCCGCCGCCCCGTCCTTCGCGCACCGGCCCGAGCGCGACGCCACCGCCGTCGCGCGGCTGCGGGCCGCGGGCGCCCTCGTGCTGGGCAAGACGAACCTCGACCAGTTCGCCACCGGTCTCGTCGGGACGCGCAGCCCCCACGGTGCGGTGCGGCACGCGTTCGCCCCCGACCGGATCTCCGGCGGGTCGAGCTCCGGGTCCGCCGTCGCGGTGGCCCTCGGGTTCGTCGACGTCGCGCTCGGCACGGACACGGCCGGGTCCGGTCGCGTCCCCGCCGCCCTGCACGGGCTCGTCGGGGTGAAACCCACCCGCGGACTGGTCCCGACGACGGGTGTCGTCCCGGCGTGCCGCAGCCTCGACTGCGTCACGGTCTTCGCCCGGGACCTGCCCACCGCACGCCGCGTCGCGGAGGAGGTGTCCGGTCCCGACGGCCTCGACCCGCTCGCCCGTGAGGACTCGCCCCTGCCGGCTCCCCCCGCACGGCCGCGCATCGCCGTCCCCGCGGCAGAACACCTGCGGGGCATGGCGGACGGGTGGGCCGAGGCGTTCACCCGGTACGTCGAGCGGGTGCGCGCCGGTGGCGCCGACGTCGTGGAGGTGGACGTCGCCCCGCTGCTGGAAGCAGCCGAACTCCTGTACGGCGGGGCGTTCGTCGCCGAGCGGACAGCCGCCGTCGGCGCTCACATCGCCGAGAACGCGCACCTGGTGGGGACCGACCTCGACCCGACCGTCGCCGGCATCGTCCGCGCGGGGGAGGACGTCACGGCCGTGGAGGTGTTCCGCGACCTCGAACGCCTCGACGTCCTCGCCGCCCGCGCCCGGGAGCTGCTCGCCGGCACGACCGCGCTGCTCACCCCGACGACGACGTGGCACCCGACGCTCGCGCAGGTGGCGGCCGACCCCGTGGGGGCCAACTCGCGGATGGGCCGGTTCACGAACTTCGCCAACCTCCTCGACATGGCCTCCCTCGCGGTGCCCGCGGGGACGGTGGACGGGTTGCCGTTCGGCGTGATGCTGACGGGGCCGGCGTTCAGCGACCGCACCCTCGCGGCGCTCGCGCAGCGGTGGGCGGACGCGGCCGTCGAGCTGCTCGTCGTCGGGGCGCACCTGTCCGGTCAGCCCCTCAACCACGAGCTCGTCGCGGCCGGCGCCACGCTCGTCGGGCCGGCCGCCACCGCCCCGCTGTACCGGCTCTTCGCCCTCGACACCGTCCCGCCCAAGCCGGGGATGGTGCGCGACCCCGCCGGCGCCGGCGTGCAGGGCGAGGTGTGGCGGCTGCCGTCGTCGGGGTTCGGCGCCTTCGTCGCGGCGCTGCCGCAGCCCATGACGATCGGCGCGGTGACGCTCTCCGACGGTCGCGTCGTCCGCGGCTTCCTCGCCGAGCCCGCGGCCCTGGAGGGAGCGCGGGAGATCACCGCGGCCGGGTCGTGGCTCGCCGCCCGCGCCGCGCCGACCGGTGGGGCCGTGGCAGCATCGGCGGGGTGA